The Rubripirellula amarantea genome includes the window ATCGAGTTCTTCCAGCGTTTGCGGAACGGCCTGCAAATCAGGGGCGGGGAACTTGTCTTCATCAACGACGGTGGTGACAAACAAGTACCGGTTCACTCCACCGGCTTCGTCTTCGTCTGCCGAATCACCATCATCACCAATACCCGCGACATTGCCGAAACGCAAAACGTACTTCACGCCATTGTTGATTGAAACGCTCAGTTCACCATTGGCCGACAGGATTTCCGCTTCGCCATCGGTGCCCATGCTGACCGGGTAAAAGCCACGTTGAGCCAGCGACGTCACGGCATCTTGATTGCTCGTCAAATCTTCGCTGGCTTTCAACGTCGAACTGACGCCTTCCGGCTTGCGGAACACGCCGACGATTTTCAAATCATCCAGTGCGTTCTTCAGTTCGTTCAGTTTGGTGTCGTTAAGTTCCTTGTCAGCGGCGACCTGAACTTCCTTCGGCGGAGCCATGGGGTTCTTAGGATTGAACTCCATCAACTTATTCAGCGACCACTTCGTGCCCTCTTGGTCAACCAACGCCGTGTAGTTGCGAACCAACGCGATGCCGCCGGCACCCAGTTCTGCGGTGTAGTCTTTGATTTCGATTTGTTCGATGTCGATGCTGCTCATTTGCAACAAGTCGTCTTCGATCCAGTCAGTAAACTTCGTCGTTAAAGGTCCGTCGTCAAACTTCACAACGTAGACCGGGTCTTGGTTGGGAATGCGAACGTACCGTTTGGTTTCGTCGTCTTTGACTGGGTCCCCGATGATCAATGACGCAAGCGTTTCTTGCTTGTCGTTCTTGAACGTGACCAGACGGCCAACCCCTTCGTCGCCGACTTCCAAAGTTTCGAGCTTGGGTTCGATCACACCCAGGTCGTCGTGGTCTTCTGCATTTTCCGTCTGGACGTCTAGGATCTTCACGCCGACCAGCGAGTTCGCGGCAACCTTCATTTGTTCCAACGCGTCGGCCGGATAGCCATCCTTGGACGGGATTGTCCACAGGCCGGTTTCACGATCCTTGCGGATCTCGAACGTACCCAGTTGCCCTTGTTCTTCGTCGAACGTGACGATCTTCATGCTCGATGCGGCTAGCGGGTCTTTGAATTCCTGGAACAACATCGATCCAGCTAACTCTTCGCTTCCCGTGTCGGTTGCGCGAGGCCAAGCGACAAAGGTAGCCATCGCGATGGTGACCAGAGCAATGCCCCAGAAGGAGACAGTCTTAGTAGCTTCAGACATAGTTAGGTATTAGGTTTCAGGTAACAGGTGTCAGGGAGAGGTTCAGCGAACAGGGTTCAGCAAATGGGCAAATCGTGAGTCGTCGGGTTCCAGTGATCGGCTTCGAGCGGCAAGCAATCTTTTGGTTTGGCTGTTGCTGGACGCGTCGTTCCTATCACCGGTCCCGTTCCTACTTCAGCCTTGATTTGCTGATGTTTTCGCGTTCTCGCAATCGGCGGGCCGCGAACACGATCACGCCAACGACCAACGGTGGAATGCAAGGCAAAGCCACCGCAGCAGCTTTGACCTGGTTTTGAATCTTCGTGACCTGGTCGTCAGCGGTTCGCTGGATATCGCGAACCTTCAATTCCTGGTCACGCTTAAGTTTGGTTTGTTGAACGTCAAGCTTGCGTTGTTCGAGTTCCTGTTGCGTTTGGAAACGCTGCAACTTCGCTTGCAGTTCGACTCGGGACACTTGCCCATCGCTGTTCTTTTCTTGCAACTTGGCGATGTCTTCTTTCAAGTCCTTCATGCGAATGTCGACGGATTCCTGAGCATCACGAATCGCTTTGTCGTACTGGTCCTGGAATTCCTTACTTCGCTTACGAACTTCTTGTTGCGCGACGTCGCGGACCGAATCGATCATACGCAAGCTCGCGAACGTCGGCTCGTGCTTGCGAATTTCAACGAACTCGTCCTCGCCGGTTAACCAGTCGATGCAGTTGAGAACAAAGGTCACGTTTTGGAACTGGAACTTCGCCTCGGCAATCGTGTCCGGGTCAGCTCGAATCATCAAGAATTCAGGCAGCATCAAGTCGGTGTCGGCGACATAGACGACGCGGACCGGGCTAGTGGTCGGCGATTCTTCAACGACCGTCTCCTCGCTATCGTCTGAGCTGTCTTCGTTCGAGTCGTCGTCTGCTTTGGCAACGTCGTCGGATGCTTTGGCCTTACCTTCAGCTTCGCCTTCGATCGTGATTGCAATGGGAACCTGGGGACGAATGGAGTCCACTTCACGCTCGATCGTCGTCTGACCCGACATGATCTCGGACATTTTATCAAACGGGATCATTCCCGATTGACTGCCGGTGCGCAGCAGCGTGGTGTGCTTGAACTTACTTTCCGGCCGCGGTTCGACGACTCCGGCGACAATCGCCAGCACTTCGTTCATGCCTGAAGTGATCGGGCTTTCGCTCGAAAGCGTTTCCCCTTCAACGGCTCCCGGTGCATCATTGTCGATGAACAACCACATCCCATTGGCGCTGTCGGCCAAGGCTGGGTAAGGGTTGTACAACTGCCAAGCCAAATCGGGCGTGTACATGTTTTGGGCGTTCAGCTTGCCCGGTACATCGAGTTCCAGCAGGTCCCATAATTGGCGGATGTCACCCTTGGGTGATGCCCCGCCGCCGCCGCCAAACATACCGCCTGGTGCCTGTTTGGGAGCTCCAGTGGGAGTGATGTATCGCATGCCCACGGGGGCAGGATCTTCAAAAACAGCAACCGGAACACCCGAACGAACGGCCTCGAGTAAACGCTCAAATTGCGGGGGAGCGAGTGATGAAGGCTGAACGGCTAGGAGTGCCGCGTACATGTCCTTCGATACCGGACCGTTCAAATCGACGGCTTCCACTTCGTATTGCTTACTCAGTTCATCGATCAGCGGATGGCGATTGACCTGCTGCATCGACATTCCGGACATCACCGCGCCGCCCATCAATCGAGCGTCGGTGGCGACGATCCCGATGCGTTTCTTCGCTCCAGATGCGACGGTATCAATCGATCGAACCAATTCATATTCAACCGGAATGCCGTATTCGAAGATCGGCACTGTGACGTTCTGCAGGCCTGACTTGAACGCAGCGCCAAGAATCAGTTGCTTGGTTTGAGTCGAGCCTTTCTCGCGAACCATTCGAGTGACGGGTTCGATTCCGAAACGTTCTTCCGCGAGCGCTGCTTCGTCGCTGAACAATTCGATATTGTCGTACAAGTTGACTTCGAGTTCGCGACCACGGGACGCCGCTTCGCTGCGGAATTCCTTCAACAGGTTGACCAACTCGTAGCGAGTTTTCGCGTAAACTTCGGGGACATCCTTGCTGATGAACGCGTCGATCACGACCTTTCGGTCGCTGTCGAGTTCACGGATCAGCTTCTTGGTGGCCGGCGAAAGCGATGAAACTTTGCCTTCGGTCATGTCCTGGCGAAAGATGTCCTTGTTGCGAAAGAACACCGTCGCTCCACCCGCGATCAAGACCAGCGCCAAAACACGAGCGATGTAGTGCCACGCCATCGTGTTGCCGTCTTTGCCACCCGTCCAGTGACGCCGCCCGATCAACACCATGCACATGTACAAGCCTATCGC containing:
- a CDS encoding DUF4340 domain-containing protein — translated: MSEATKTVSFWGIALVTIAMATFVAWPRATDTGSEELAGSMLFQEFKDPLAASSMKIVTFDEEQGQLGTFEIRKDRETGLWTIPSKDGYPADALEQMKVAANSLVGVKILDVQTENAEDHDDLGVIEPKLETLEVGDEGVGRLVTFKNDKQETLASLIIGDPVKDDETKRYVRIPNQDPVYVVKFDDGPLTTKFTDWIEDDLLQMSSIDIEQIEIKDYTAELGAGGIALVRNYTALVDQEGTKWSLNKLMEFNPKNPMAPPKEVQVAADKELNDTKLNELKNALDDLKIVGVFRKPEGVSSTLKASEDLTSNQDAVTSLAQRGFYPVSMGTDGEAEILSANGELSVSINNGVKYVLRFGNVAGIGDDGDSADEDEAGGVNRYLFVTTVVDEDKFPAPDLQAVPQTLEELDALLNPPEVEAAAADEMEEEEPLTGFEDSEESATEQEMEQQPATDNSDMTEEEPAADASAEGDASAEEPMTEDASTEEASTEDASTEDTIVEEGETEVEGSGEAVGSGQAQDETAEESEETGDESTEDNESTEEADAPAADASEPAESGDAAAEMTEDETAADDTQMTDEEKQERLEAEQEKITKSNQRLLDERKDRLKEAANRVAELNARFADWYYVIPETTYTQLRIQRNDLFKSEESADAGTPPQGALQGGPQFNFGAPGN
- a CDS encoding Gldg family protein; protein product: MATSNVTTALLTLLVYDLVFLLILFTIVALLSGTKKAAYAVMKRNFVGYFSNPTGYVFLCIFVFLTSVAAFWPYEFFTQNLATLNQLNYWFPLIMLVFIPAITMSIWAEEKRQGTDELLLTLPADDFDIVIGKYMAASAIFTASLLFSQISTFLTLAILTEGQVDIGLIFTSYLGYYFVGLTMIAIGMVASFLTGNLTVGFVLGALFNAPLAFASIIKGVSPSQRLATLIGESGIARPFDDFGRGVISTSSVVYFVLVAAIGLYMCMVLIGRRHWTGGKDGNTMAWHYIARVLALVLIAGGATVFFRNKDIFRQDMTEGKVSSLSPATKKLIRELDSDRKVVIDAFISKDVPEVYAKTRYELVNLLKEFRSEAASRGRELEVNLYDNIELFSDEAALAEERFGIEPVTRMVREKGSTQTKQLILGAAFKSGLQNVTVPIFEYGIPVEYELVRSIDTVASGAKKRIGIVATDARLMGGAVMSGMSMQQVNRHPLIDELSKQYEVEAVDLNGPVSKDMYAALLAVQPSSLAPPQFERLLEAVRSGVPVAVFEDPAPVGMRYITPTGAPKQAPGGMFGGGGGASPKGDIRQLWDLLELDVPGKLNAQNMYTPDLAWQLYNPYPALADSANGMWLFIDNDAPGAVEGETLSSESPITSGMNEVLAIVAGVVEPRPESKFKHTTLLRTGSQSGMIPFDKMSEIMSGQTTIEREVDSIRPQVPIAITIEGEAEGKAKASDDVAKADDDSNEDSSDDSEETVVEESPTTSPVRVVYVADTDLMLPEFLMIRADPDTIAEAKFQFQNVTFVLNCIDWLTGEDEFVEIRKHEPTFASLRMIDSVRDVAQQEVRKRSKEFQDQYDKAIRDAQESVDIRMKDLKEDIAKLQEKNSDGQVSRVELQAKLQRFQTQQELEQRKLDVQQTKLKRDQELKVRDIQRTADDQVTKIQNQVKAAAVALPCIPPLVVGVIVFAARRLRERENISKSRLK